Proteins encoded within one genomic window of Acinetobacter sp. YWS30-1:
- the betA gene encoding choline dehydrogenase, with translation MNYDYIIIGAGSAGNVLAARLTEDPDTKVLLLEAGGPDYRLDFRTQMPAALAYPLQGRRYNWAYLTDPEPHMNNRRMECGRGKGLGGSSLINGMCYIRGNAMDLEQWASLKGLEHWNYAQCLPYYKKAETRDIGGNDYHGDSGPVSVATPKNGNNELFHAMVEAGVQAGYPRTDDLNGYQQEGFGPMDRTVTPQGRRSSTARGYLDMAKGRDNLTIITHAMTNRILFNRNQAIGVEYFEGQNTLQPIQVFADREVLLCAGAIASPQILQRSGVGPAELLKSLDIPVVQDLPGVGENLQDHLEMYLQYKCKKPVSLYPALKWYNQPMIGAEWLFLGKGIGASNQFEAGGFIRSSDEFEWPNIQYHFLPVAINYNGTNAIHEHGFQAHVGSMRSPSRGRVRLKSKDPFEHPSILFNYMSTEQDWREFRDAIRITREIMHQPALDPYRGEEISPGKNLQTDAEIDEFVRNHAETAYHPSCSCKMGEDDMAVVDGYGRVHEMQGLRVIDASIMPLIITGNLNATTIMMAEKLADHIRGKQALPASTAPFYRAPRA, from the coding sequence ATGAATTACGACTATATTATTATCGGTGCGGGCTCTGCGGGTAATGTTCTGGCAGCGCGTTTAACTGAAGATCCAGATACTAAAGTGCTATTACTTGAGGCAGGTGGTCCGGACTATCGTCTGGATTTTAGAACCCAGATGCCGGCTGCTTTGGCTTATCCTTTACAAGGACGCCGTTATAACTGGGCCTACCTGACTGATCCAGAACCCCACATGAACAATCGCCGTATGGAATGTGGTCGTGGTAAAGGTCTGGGCGGATCTTCACTGATTAATGGCATGTGCTATATCCGTGGTAATGCTATGGATCTGGAACAGTGGGCCAGCCTTAAAGGTCTGGAACACTGGAACTATGCGCAGTGTCTACCCTATTACAAAAAAGCTGAAACCCGCGATATTGGCGGCAATGACTATCATGGCGATTCAGGCCCGGTTTCAGTCGCAACGCCTAAGAATGGTAATAATGAGCTGTTTCATGCCATGGTGGAAGCTGGGGTTCAAGCCGGTTATCCACGTACCGATGACTTGAATGGCTACCAACAGGAAGGCTTCGGGCCAATGGATCGTACTGTGACACCACAAGGTCGTCGCTCCAGTACGGCACGTGGTTATCTGGATATGGCCAAAGGCCGGGATAATCTCACCATTATTACCCATGCCATGACCAACCGAATTCTGTTTAATCGCAATCAGGCGATTGGCGTAGAATATTTTGAAGGTCAAAATACCTTACAGCCGATTCAGGTCTTTGCGGATCGTGAAGTTCTACTATGTGCAGGTGCAATTGCATCTCCACAAATCCTGCAACGCTCTGGTGTAGGTCCGGCTGAGTTATTAAAAAGTCTGGATATTCCCGTGGTTCAGGATCTGCCGGGTGTGGGTGAAAACCTGCAAGACCATCTGGAAATGTACTTACAATATAAGTGCAAAAAACCGGTCAGTTTATATCCGGCATTGAAATGGTATAACCAGCCCATGATTGGCGCAGAATGGTTATTCCTGGGCAAAGGCATTGGTGCCAGCAACCAGTTTGAAGCTGGTGGCTTTATCCGTTCTTCGGATGAGTTTGAATGGCCAAACATCCAATACCACTTCCTGCCAGTGGCGATTAACTATAATGGGACCAATGCTATTCATGAGCACGGTTTCCAGGCCCATGTCGGTTCTATGCGTTCACCATCTCGTGGTCGGGTTCGCCTGAAATCCAAAGATCCATTTGAACATCCAAGCATTCTGTTCAACTATATGAGCACTGAACAGGACTGGCGCGAATTCCGGGATGCTATCCGTATTACCCGTGAAATTATGCATCAGCCCGCCCTGGATCCCTATCGTGGTGAGGAAATCAGTCCAGGCAAAAATCTGCAAACTGATGCAGAAATTGATGAATTTGTTCGTAATCATGCAGAAACAGCGTATCATCCGTCCTGTAGCTGTAAAATGGGTGAGGATGATATGGCAGTTGTCGATGGTTATGGGCGTGTGCATGAGATGCAAGGCCTACGTGTCATCGATGCTTCAATTATGCCGCTTATTATTACAGGCAACCTCAATGCAACCACGATCATGATGGCTGAAAAGCTTGCAGATCATATCCGTGGCAAGCAGGCATTACCTGCTTCTACAGCGCCTTTCTACCGGGCCCCACGCGCTTAA
- the betB gene encoding betaine-aldehyde dehydrogenase, protein MTTFKLQRPYIHGQYVDATSNSTFQTINPATGEVLAEVQVCSKNDIDRAVESAQQGQKVWAEMTAIQRSRILNKAVAILRERNDELAKLESLDSGKAFSETSTVDITTGADVLEYYTGILPVLEGQQIPLRSSSFVYTRREPLGVVAGIGAWNYPIQIALWKSAPALAAGNAMIFKASEVTPLTALKLAEIYTEAGVPHGVFNVVTGSGEIGGYLTSHPDIAKVSFTGGVSTGKKVMAQAANSSLKEVTMELGGKSPLIICEDADLDLAADIAMMANFYSSGQVCTNGTRVFVPLALKAAFEEKILQRVEHIRMGDPLDPETNFGPVSSFEHMEKVLGYIEKGKIEGARLLCGGGRAEDEQFAQGAYVLPTVFTDCRDDMTIVREEIFGPVMSILSYDTEQEAIRRANDTDYGLAAGVVTPDLARAHRIIHQVEAGICWINTWGESPAEMPVGGYKHSGVGRENGLVTLQHYTQTKSVQVELSPFQSVFSA, encoded by the coding sequence TTGACAACATTCAAACTGCAACGTCCTTATATCCATGGACAATATGTCGATGCAACGTCCAATAGCACGTTTCAAACTATTAACCCTGCAACAGGCGAAGTCCTGGCTGAAGTGCAGGTCTGTTCAAAAAATGATATCGATCGTGCGGTTGAATCTGCACAACAAGGGCAAAAAGTCTGGGCAGAAATGACCGCGATTCAACGTTCGCGCATCTTGAACAAGGCAGTGGCCATTTTACGCGAGCGCAACGATGAGCTGGCAAAATTAGAAAGTCTGGACAGCGGTAAAGCCTTTAGTGAAACATCGACTGTTGATATTACGACAGGTGCAGATGTACTCGAATATTATACGGGGATTCTACCGGTTCTTGAAGGCCAGCAAATCCCGCTGAGAAGCAGTTCCTTTGTCTATACTCGCCGTGAACCTTTGGGTGTTGTCGCTGGAATTGGCGCATGGAATTATCCGATTCAGATCGCATTGTGGAAATCTGCACCGGCACTCGCTGCAGGCAATGCCATGATTTTCAAAGCCAGTGAAGTTACGCCTTTAACTGCGCTGAAACTGGCAGAAATTTATACTGAAGCTGGTGTACCGCATGGTGTCTTTAATGTGGTGACTGGTAGTGGTGAAATTGGTGGTTATCTGACTTCGCATCCTGATATTGCCAAAGTATCGTTCACTGGTGGTGTTTCTACCGGCAAAAAGGTCATGGCGCAAGCTGCCAATTCTAGTTTGAAAGAAGTCACTATGGAGCTGGGCGGTAAGTCTCCGCTGATTATCTGTGAAGATGCCGATCTGGATCTAGCGGCTGATATTGCCATGATGGCCAACTTCTATAGCTCTGGTCAGGTCTGTACCAACGGTACTCGTGTTTTTGTACCTTTGGCATTGAAAGCAGCATTTGAAGAAAAGATTTTGCAGCGTGTTGAACATATCCGTATGGGTGATCCTCTCGATCCTGAAACCAATTTCGGCCCGGTTTCCAGCTTTGAGCATATGGAAAAAGTGCTGGGCTATATCGAAAAAGGCAAGATAGAAGGGGCACGCCTACTATGTGGTGGCGGCCGTGCTGAGGATGAACAATTTGCCCAGGGGGCTTATGTCCTGCCGACCGTATTTACCGACTGCCGTGATGACATGACCATTGTGCGTGAAGAAATCTTCGGTCCAGTCATGAGCATCCTGAGTTATGACACCGAGCAAGAAGCCATTCGTCGTGCCAATGATACTGATTATGGTCTGGCTGCAGGTGTCGTCACACCAGACTTGGCCCGTGCACACCGAATTATTCATCAGGTAGAAGCAGGTATCTGCTGGATCAATACCTGGGGTGAATCACCTGCAGAAATGCCGGTCGGTGGCTATAAGCATTCCGGTGTCGGACGTGAAAATGGTCTAGTCACTTTGCAGCACTACACCCAGACCAAATCGGTTCAGGTCGAACTCAGTCCTTTCCAGTCTGTATTTAGCGCATAA
- the betI gene encoding transcriptional regulator BetI: MPKVGMQPIRRQQLIDATLAAVNELGFAEASISQIAQRAGVSTGIISHYFQGKNGLIEATMRYLLQQLGKSVAEIKSQVNDAPEQRLLAIVRGNFTAPQTDKAAMKVWLAFWASSLHQPDLHRLQQINHYRLHSNLKYEFMKKLSKDQAEKAAQGLAALIDGFWLRGALVSGEIDPELPIELCSEYIRQQLK, from the coding sequence ATGCCAAAAGTTGGTATGCAACCGATCCGTCGTCAGCAACTGATCGATGCCACCTTAGCTGCAGTGAATGAGCTAGGTTTTGCAGAAGCTTCAATTAGTCAGATTGCTCAGAGGGCAGGTGTCTCAACCGGCATCATAAGTCATTATTTTCAAGGTAAAAATGGGTTAATTGAAGCCACAATGCGTTACTTATTGCAGCAATTGGGTAAATCTGTTGCTGAAATCAAGTCACAGGTGAATGACGCTCCTGAACAACGCTTACTGGCGATTGTGCGTGGCAATTTTACTGCTCCACAAACGGATAAAGCGGCCATGAAGGTGTGGTTGGCTTTTTGGGCCAGCAGTCTGCATCAGCCCGATTTACATCGTTTACAGCAAATAAACCATTACCGCTTACATTCCAATCTTAAATATGAATTCATGAAAAAGCTGAGTAAGGATCAAGCTGAGAAGGCAGCACAAGGTCTGGCTGCACTCATTGATGGATTCTGGCTAAGAGGTGCTTTAGTAAGTGGCGAAATTGATCCAGAACTGCCGATTGAACTGTGTAGTGAATATATCCGGCAACAACTCAAATAA
- a CDS encoding choline transporter, with protein sequence MQKKNEEVQDSLNKVVFYCSATLILLFSIITILFNEQANLVIINILNWVSSTFSWYYLLAATLYLVFIVFIACSRYGEIKLGPKHSKPEFSLLSWSAMLFSAGIGIDLMFFSVAEPLSHYMSPPVGEAETFEAARQSMVWTLFHYGLTGWSMYALIGVALGYFSYRYNLPLTIRSALYPIFGKRINGPIGHTVDTAAVLGTIFGIATTCGIGVVQLNYGLHVLFGLPENIWIQTALIGVAVIITIISVTAGVNKGIRVLSEINIYVSIGLLLFILFMGNTEFLLAALIQNFGDYLSQFPKLSLSSFPFEQPKEWMNSWTLFFWAWWIAWSPFVGLFLARISRGRTIREFVTGTLVIPLLFTLTWLSIFGNSALYSVIFDGNTQLATTVLENPAHGFYDLLAQYPGFTFLAGVATITGLLFYVTSADSGALVLGNFTTKFTNIEHDSPRWLSVFWAIAIGLLTLAMLMANGVTALQNTTIIMGLPFSFVIFFVMAGLYKSLRLEDFRQASTSLNAAPVVGNVDIFNWKKRLSRVMLHPSLSQTRAMLDDVCKPAIEAVATELTDKGIQVNIQEKPLEEEPELYHLDLTIQLDEEENFVYQIWPVRYATPNFSSRGKRTKRYYYRLESYLFEGSQGNDLVGYSKEQVINDILDKYERHMMYLHINRISPGKRPLFPDREI encoded by the coding sequence ATGCAAAAGAAAAACGAAGAGGTGCAAGATAGTCTGAATAAGGTAGTCTTTTATTGTTCGGCGACGCTTATTCTGCTGTTTTCTATCATCACGATTTTATTTAATGAACAAGCCAATCTAGTCATTATTAATATTTTAAACTGGGTCAGTAGTACCTTTAGCTGGTATTACCTGCTGGCGGCAACGCTGTATCTGGTCTTTATTGTCTTTATCGCCTGCTCACGTTATGGCGAAATCAAGCTTGGACCGAAACATTCTAAACCCGAATTCAGCCTGCTGAGCTGGTCGGCCATGCTGTTCTCAGCCGGAATCGGGATTGACTTGATGTTCTTCTCGGTCGCTGAACCCCTGTCGCATTATATGAGTCCACCAGTCGGTGAAGCTGAAACCTTTGAAGCCGCACGTCAGTCCATGGTCTGGACCCTGTTTCACTATGGTCTGACCGGCTGGAGCATGTATGCGCTGATTGGGGTTGCATTGGGATATTTCAGTTATCGCTATAATTTACCGCTAACTATTCGCTCTGCGCTTTATCCTATTTTTGGAAAAAGAATTAATGGCCCGATTGGCCATACAGTAGATACCGCTGCAGTACTCGGTACGATTTTTGGTATTGCCACAACCTGCGGTATTGGTGTGGTTCAGCTGAACTACGGTCTGCATGTCCTGTTTGGCTTGCCGGAAAATATCTGGATTCAAACTGCATTAATTGGTGTTGCAGTTATTATTACCATTATTTCGGTCACTGCGGGTGTCAATAAAGGTATCCGGGTTCTTTCTGAAATTAATATCTATGTATCAATCGGGTTACTGCTCTTTATTCTCTTTATGGGAAATACCGAGTTTTTATTAGCGGCTCTAATTCAGAATTTTGGTGATTATCTCAGCCAGTTCCCGAAACTCTCTTTAAGCAGTTTCCCTTTTGAGCAGCCTAAAGAATGGATGAACAGCTGGACCCTGTTCTTCTGGGCATGGTGGATTGCCTGGTCGCCGTTTGTAGGTCTGTTCCTGGCACGTATTTCTCGTGGTCGTACCATTCGTGAATTTGTCACCGGGACTTTAGTTATTCCTCTGTTATTTACCCTCACGTGGTTGTCTATTTTCGGTAACAGTGCTTTATACAGCGTGATTTTTGATGGTAATACTCAGCTTGCGACAACTGTTTTAGAAAATCCGGCACATGGTTTTTATGACCTGCTGGCACAATATCCAGGTTTCACATTTCTCGCAGGTGTCGCCACCATTACAGGTTTGCTGTTCTATGTGACTTCAGCGGATTCAGGGGCATTGGTATTGGGGAACTTCACTACTAAATTCACTAATATTGAGCATGATTCACCACGCTGGCTCAGTGTGTTCTGGGCGATTGCGATCGGTTTGCTGACTTTGGCAATGCTCATGGCGAATGGCGTGACTGCATTACAGAACACTACCATTATTATGGGGCTGCCTTTTAGTTTCGTGATTTTCTTTGTGATGGCCGGTTTGTATAAATCCTTGCGGCTTGAGGATTTCCGTCAGGCCAGTACCAGTCTGAATGCTGCACCAGTCGTCGGTAATGTTGACATCTTTAACTGGAAGAAACGTCTGAGCCGGGTGATGTTGCATCCAAGCCTTTCACAGACTCGCGCCATGCTGGATGACGTCTGCAAGCCGGCCATTGAGGCAGTTGCGACTGAGTTAACCGATAAGGGTATTCAAGTGAATATTCAGGAAAAACCGCTTGAGGAAGAACCTGAACTGTATCATCTGGATCTCACCATTCAGCTGGATGAAGAAGAAAACTTTGTCTATCAAATCTGGCCAGTACGTTATGCCACACCGAACTTTAGTTCACGGGGTAAACGGACTAAACGCTATTACTATCGTCTGGAAAGTTACCTGTTTGAAGGATCTCAGGGCAATGATCTGGTCGGTTATAGCAAGGAACAAGTCATTAACGACATTCTAGATAAATATGAACGTCATATGATGTATCTGCACATCAACCGGATCAGTCCGGGTAAACGTCCACTTTTCCCGGATCGTGAAATCTAA
- a CDS encoding MarC family protein has protein sequence MSASLNAFALFFSLLNPFLMSIYMLGIIRNSEAKVFNMALIQGSLISFIVFIIFAKTGEAFFNEVLHARFESFQIFGGLIFLVIGYRYVFEGADTIGVMRGAPNHLAGTIAMPFMIGPGTISASVITGVQLSLMQTILVIFFTLFLTCSLLILMKYLHDHMQHKYSNYIDLYVDIVGRVAALLIGTIAIDMIVTGVSGILEG, from the coding sequence ATGTCAGCAAGTTTAAATGCCTTTGCCCTGTTTTTTTCGTTACTCAATCCATTTTTGATGAGTATCTATATGCTCGGAATTATTCGTAATTCCGAAGCAAAGGTCTTCAATATGGCATTGATTCAGGGCAGCCTGATCAGCTTTATTGTTTTCATCATTTTTGCGAAAACAGGTGAAGCCTTCTTCAATGAAGTGCTACATGCTCGCTTTGAATCCTTCCAGATTTTTGGTGGTCTGATTTTTCTGGTGATTGGTTATCGCTATGTCTTTGAAGGTGCGGATACCATTGGGGTGATGCGGGGTGCGCCGAATCATCTGGCGGGTACGATTGCCATGCCTTTTATGATTGGCCCCGGTACCATTTCAGCTTCAGTTATTACTGGTGTACAGCTCAGTTTAATGCAGACTATTCTGGTGATCTTTTTCACTTTATTTTTAACCTGCAGCTTACTGATCCTGATGAAATATCTGCATGATCATATGCAACACAAATATTCCAATTATATTGACCTTTATGTCGATATTGTTGGTCGTGTCGCAGCACTTTTAATCGGTACCATTGCCATTGATATGATTGTGACAGGTGTCAGTGGAATTCTGGAAGGCTAG
- a CDS encoding TonB-dependent receptor family protein, with amino-acid sequence MNMTKIPLKKNPLSLMILSAFSGHLYAETTLAQDSVQQLETIVVTTEQNTNSQQQTAAELASVSGGTNFISDQQLEHQRLGTIADVFRLQPGIYAQSPGNEGAKISIRGSGINRTSGAHASGTYVMIDDIPFTGPGGTAYELLEPWWIDHVEVYRGANGLKQGGLSLGGTVNYKSKTGAEQNGSELKYETGSHGYQKYQFSTGRQLDKLDYYLTVTGSQFDGIQDHAEGDGKGLVFNLGYQISPDIETRFYARYRESKHLTPGRITQEQLKNNPEAANDFNLAVDAKRIQPGSTWLANTTTWNLQDDAKLTGSLAYHHYPLDLRESSYRTNVDYEDISARVQYEKPYQLFGLEHQGKVAFRSTTHRPNSGVTETIRRDTTIDGTLYPADTVTRRYTYRGSDNVLQFDQETQLNDQFKLDLGLAAAYTHRESEVTYPVASPEVSRYEWNFAPRIGLTYQPNETLQWFANLSRSIEPAHPWAMAWSSPYYFDTGVASGRVREPIYLDTQTANTLELGGRGQSAWGDWALSYYYSKVKNELLTSELIKTYEDGSERPSEPIAVESNATPTLHQGVELSLDTPLYASQQGELRLRQAYTLSDFQYKNDPLFGKNQLPGIPKHLYQAQLSYALNNGLYVGLNTEYASKMAHDYANSRFSDDYQIWGIDLGYAPEDQSWSAWVNFKNITDEKYAAVVIPGYDDKGEDRARSSPGEGFSTYAGVSFKF; translated from the coding sequence ATGAATATGACAAAAATCCCTCTCAAGAAAAATCCGCTTAGCCTGATGATACTGTCGGCATTTTCAGGCCATCTTTATGCTGAAACTACGCTAGCACAGGATAGTGTTCAGCAACTGGAAACTATTGTGGTGACCACTGAGCAAAATACAAATTCCCAGCAACAGACTGCGGCCGAACTTGCCAGCGTTTCGGGAGGAACCAATTTTATTTCAGATCAGCAGCTCGAACATCAGCGTCTGGGAACCATTGCTGACGTCTTCCGTCTCCAGCCCGGCATTTATGCCCAATCGCCGGGCAATGAAGGAGCCAAAATTTCTATCCGTGGTTCTGGCATTAACCGTACTTCTGGTGCACATGCATCCGGAACTTATGTCATGATCGATGATATTCCCTTTACCGGACCGGGTGGTACAGCTTATGAACTGCTTGAACCATGGTGGATTGATCATGTTGAGGTGTACCGTGGTGCCAATGGTTTAAAACAGGGCGGATTGTCCTTAGGTGGAACAGTTAATTATAAAAGTAAGACCGGTGCAGAGCAGAATGGCTCTGAATTAAAATATGAAACGGGTAGCCATGGCTATCAGAAATACCAGTTTAGTACTGGCCGACAACTCGATAAGTTAGATTATTATCTGACAGTAACGGGTTCACAGTTTGATGGGATTCAGGATCATGCCGAAGGTGATGGTAAAGGTCTAGTTTTTAATCTGGGTTATCAGATCAGTCCAGATATTGAGACCCGCTTTTATGCCCGTTACCGTGAAAGCAAACATTTAACGCCAGGGCGCATTACCCAGGAACAGCTCAAGAATAATCCTGAAGCAGCCAATGATTTTAATCTGGCTGTAGATGCCAAGCGGATTCAACCGGGCAGTACCTGGCTGGCAAATACTACCACTTGGAACTTGCAGGATGATGCCAAACTGACCGGTAGTCTGGCTTATCACCATTATCCATTGGATCTACGTGAAAGTAGTTATCGTACCAATGTCGATTATGAGGATATTAGTGCGCGGGTTCAGTATGAGAAACCTTATCAGTTATTCGGTCTTGAACATCAAGGAAAAGTTGCTTTTCGAAGTACCACGCACCGTCCGAATAGTGGTGTAACCGAAACAATTCGACGCGATACTACAATTGATGGCACGCTTTATCCGGCAGATACCGTAACACGCCGTTATACTTATCGTGGTTCAGACAATGTGCTGCAATTTGATCAGGAAACTCAGTTGAATGATCAGTTTAAGCTTGATCTAGGATTGGCAGCAGCCTATACCCACCGTGAGAGTGAAGTGACTTATCCTGTGGCTAGTCCTGAAGTTAGCCGCTATGAATGGAATTTCGCCCCGCGTATTGGCCTGACTTATCAGCCAAATGAAACACTACAATGGTTTGCCAATTTAAGCCGTAGTATTGAACCGGCACATCCATGGGCGATGGCATGGTCTTCGCCATACTATTTTGACACTGGTGTCGCTTCAGGGCGGGTACGTGAACCTATTTATCTGGACACGCAAACTGCAAATACTTTAGAACTGGGTGGCAGGGGTCAGTCAGCTTGGGGTGATTGGGCACTGAGCTACTATTATTCCAAAGTTAAAAACGAGTTATTAACCTCAGAGTTGATCAAAACCTATGAGGATGGATCGGAACGACCTTCTGAGCCAATTGCCGTTGAATCCAATGCGACTCCAACCCTTCATCAAGGTGTAGAACTCAGTCTGGATACACCATTATATGCATCACAGCAGGGCGAGCTTCGTCTACGTCAAGCTTATACCTTGAGTGATTTCCAATATAAAAACGATCCTTTATTTGGCAAAAACCAGCTGCCGGGAATTCCAAAACACCTTTATCAGGCGCAGCTCAGTTATGCCTTGAATAACGGTCTTTATGTAGGGCTAAATACTGAATATGCATCGAAAATGGCACATGATTATGCCAATAGCCGCTTCAGTGATGATTATCAGATCTGGGGTATTGATCTGGGATATGCACCAGAAGATCAGTCATGGAGTGCCTGGGTTAACTTCAAGAATATCACCGATGAAAAATATGCAGCAGTGGTGATTCCAGGTTATGACGACAAAGGTGAAGATCGAGCACGATCTTCACCGGGTGAAGGCTTTTCGACCTATGCAGGCGTGTCGTTTAAATTTTAA
- a CDS encoding ANTAR domain-containing response regulator, whose protein sequence is MSKLRIALIDDDPERAEFIQASLLAHDFHVVACVILNDLNIVDIKSLHADVILLNMDHPHRDIIESCVSQYELPTVLFTQNSNKDTIRNAIDAGVTAYIVDGIDPTKLENILEISIEQFQKHKKLLHDLKETQEKLSDRRDIDKAKVLLIQLHGLSEEEAFALLRKNAMSHRITIGDMARRLLDAQKLLSGQ, encoded by the coding sequence ATGTCTAAATTACGAATTGCCCTGATTGATGATGATCCAGAACGCGCTGAATTTATTCAGGCTTCTTTACTTGCGCATGATTTTCATGTGGTGGCTTGTGTCATTCTGAATGACCTCAACATTGTTGATATCAAAAGCCTGCATGCCGATGTCATTCTGTTAAATATGGATCATCCTCATCGCGATATTATCGAAAGCTGCGTGAGTCAGTATGAATTACCTACGGTTCTATTTACCCAAAATTCCAACAAGGACACCATCAGAAATGCCATTGATGCCGGAGTCACGGCATATATTGTGGACGGGATTGATCCAACCAAACTGGAAAATATTCTGGAAATATCGATTGAACAATTCCAGAAACATAAAAAACTGTTACATGACCTGAAGGAAACTCAGGAAAAATTAAGTGATCGCAGGGATATTGATAAAGCCAAAGTCCTGCTGATCCAGCTGCATGGACTGAGCGAAGAAGAAGCATTTGCCCTGTTGCGCAAAAATGCCATGAGTCACCGGATTACCATTGGCGATATGGCAAGGCGCTTACTTGATGCACAAAAACTGTTATCCGGCCAATAA
- a CDS encoding ABC transporter substrate-binding protein: MTTLEKTELNIGYIPLLDCVAILWAERQGYFTEQGLKVNLIREASWSSLRDRLAYGFLDAAHCLSAMLPAAALGADQLQVALQTPLVLSINQAFISLRQDLCYELGIQPEDNEQITSQKLVSALKQQHKVGLAHVYKYSIHHYCLREWLALTDAQYAKNILLKTSPPPLMVKGIAAQIFDGFCVGEPWNIQAKLEGYSLIVAASQNVIPKVADKVLAITQEWGELHPLTVEALVAAVNKAQMDLKHATDLSEVWDMLMDYQIIQFECSASRHVYDFHKIQNIIRNLAGESVEPQFTDFIWLLEQMEKWENIDLSADDQQQIAQSCIYQQESTTV; the protein is encoded by the coding sequence ATGACAACATTAGAAAAAACAGAACTCAATATTGGCTATATTCCACTGCTTGATTGTGTTGCCATTCTTTGGGCGGAGCGACAAGGTTATTTTACTGAACAGGGTTTAAAGGTAAACCTGATCCGTGAAGCCTCCTGGTCCAGCTTACGCGACCGTCTGGCCTATGGCTTTCTGGATGCTGCCCATTGCCTGTCTGCCATGCTTCCCGCGGCTGCTTTGGGCGCAGACCAGTTACAAGTCGCTTTGCAGACTCCATTAGTCCTCAGTATCAATCAGGCATTTATCAGCTTAAGACAGGATCTGTGTTATGAACTGGGCATTCAGCCTGAAGATAATGAACAGATCACGTCGCAAAAGCTGGTCAGTGCCTTAAAGCAGCAACATAAAGTAGGTCTGGCTCATGTTTATAAATACTCCATTCATCATTACTGTTTAAGAGAATGGCTGGCTTTAACTGATGCGCAATATGCTAAAAATATATTGCTCAAGACCTCACCTCCCCCTTTGATGGTCAAAGGGATTGCAGCACAGATTTTTGATGGTTTTTGTGTGGGTGAACCTTGGAATATTCAGGCCAAGCTTGAAGGTTATAGCCTGATTGTCGCAGCAAGCCAAAATGTGATTCCTAAAGTGGCAGATAAAGTACTAGCAATAACTCAGGAATGGGGCGAGTTGCATCCACTGACTGTAGAGGCCTTAGTCGCAGCTGTAAATAAAGCCCAGATGGATTTAAAGCATGCTACGGATCTTTCTGAAGTCTGGGACATGCTGATGGATTATCAGATTATCCAGTTTGAATGTTCAGCTTCTCGACACGTTTATGACTTCCATAAGATTCAGAATATTATTCGTAACCTTGCAGGTGAAAGTGTTGAGCCTCAATTCACCGATTTTATCTGGCTATTAGAGCAGATGGAAAAATGGGAAAATATTGATCTGTCCGCAGATGATCAGCAACAGATTGCCCAATCCTGTATTTATCAGCAAGAATCCACGACTGTATAA